One part of the Eucalyptus grandis isolate ANBG69807.140 chromosome 10, ASM1654582v1, whole genome shotgun sequence genome encodes these proteins:
- the LOC104421901 gene encoding protein IQ-DOMAIN 31, with protein MGKSGGKWIKQVLFGKKSSKSRLVKKTVTEKEPVAAFDASTEDLAPQSCTLPDELPLTGKRMEESLELGKGGNHDVGQNVVPLSCGVDNVGFERLNMSSAEIIRQEKAASKVQATFRGYLARRAFRVLKGIIRLQALIRGHLVRRQAIATLVCMRGIVNLQRLIRGRKDTPHVKSYDRSTNFKPEKLLKNSFICKLLSSTTAVPLNIHYDPVEPNSSENWLERWSSIHFWEPLPQQKKATGLRFQKQQSSTPSGETERNRTRRVSRRVPISNGDNNSVKPATDTEKPNRKPRKTINHKPEQAQEQPQNELERVKGNLRKVAAASKEAHENSEALPEKPKSTLMDSTFQSPDADGKVVEDVAELQIVENTVVIGDSSLVQSETPPKPLSVGESVDVLLDECPAIEAQLSINDEKGDETLALNEGPTLKEDNTAKMSQKTKRRMSFPVKEELSENVSLNSPTVPSYMAATESAKAKLRAQGSARISQDGVENGFVRRHSLPSLNNEKLSSMSPRMQKQVQVNGKGGSRTDRSLLLSRDSTEKPGWRR; from the exons ATGGGTAAGTCAGGAGGCAAATGGATCAAGCAAGTACTTTTCGGGAAGAAATCATCCAAATCTAGGTTGGTCAAG AAAACCGTGACAGAAAAAGAGCCAGTCGCAGCCTTTGATGCATCAACTGAAGATTTGGCTCCACAATCTTGCACTCTTCCAGATGAATTGCCCCTCACTGGCAAAAGGATGGAAGAAAGCTTGGAGTTAGGAAAGGGAGGTAATCATGACGTAGGACAGAATGTGGTTCCCTTATCGTGTGGTGTGGATAATGTGGGTTTTGAACGATTAAACATGAGCTCTGCTGAGATAATCAGACAAGAAAAGGCTGCTTCAAAAGTGCAGGCAACTTTTAGGGGATACTTG GCACGTCGTGCATTTCGTGTTCTAAAAGGCATAATAAGACTACAGGCACTTATTCGTGGACACCTAGTTAGGCGACAAGCTATTGCTACTCTAGTCTGCATGCGGGGCATTGTCAATCTCCAAAGGCTGATTCGTGGTCGAAAG GATACACCTCATGTGAAGTCATATGATAGAAGTACTAACTTTAAGCCAGAGAAGCTACTGAAGAATTCTTTCATCTGTAAG CTTCTTTCATCAACTACTGCTGTGCCCCTGAATATCCATTATGATCCGGTTGAACCAAACTCAAGTGAGAACTGGTTGGAACGCTGGTCGTCAATCCACTTTTGGGAACCTCTTccacaacaaaagaaagctaCTGGGTTGAGGTTTCAGAAGCAACAGAGCAGTACTCCATCTGGAGAAACTGAGCGAAACAGGACAAGGCGTGTTAGCCGAAGAGTTCCCATTTCAAATGGTGACAATAATTCAGTGAAGCCTGCAACTGATACTGAGAAGCCTAACCGTAAACCGAGGAAAACTATAAATCATAAACCAGAACAGGCGCAAGAACAGCCTCAAAATGAGCTTGAGAGGGTAAAAGGGAATTTGAGAAAAGTTGCTGCGGCTAGTAAAGAGGCTCATGAAAATTCTGAAGCTCTGCCAGAGAAGCCAAAGTCAACTCTCATGGATTCAACCTTCCAGTCTCCTGATGCAGATGGGAAAGTTGTAGAAGATGTTGCTGAACTACAAATTGTTGAAAATACGGTAGTTATTGGAGATTCCTCATTAGTTCAGTCTGAAACTCCTCCAAAACCTCTGTCTGTTGGTGAGTCTGTCGATGTGCTTCTTGATGAATGCCCTGCGATTGAAGCCCAATTATCCATAAATGATGAAAAGGGTGATGAAACTTTGGCATTAAATGAGGGGCCGACTCTGAAGGAAGATAATACTGCCAAAATGAGCCAGAAGACCAAGAGGAGGATGTCTTTCCCAGTGAAAGAGGAATTATCAGAGAACGTTTCATTGAATTCTCCTACAGTGCCTAGCTACATGGCTGCAACTGAATCTGCAAAGGCAAAGCTGAGAGCACAAGGATCTGCAAGGATCAGTCAAGATGGGgttgaaaatggttttgtcagGAGGCATTCTCTGCCATCTTTGAACAATGAAAAGTTGAGTTCAATGTCACCGCGCATGCAGAAGCAAGTCCAGGTAAATGGAAAAGGTGGAAGCAGAACCGACAGATCATTGTTGTTATCTAGAGATAGTACTG AGAAACCAGGATGGAGAAGGTGA